Below is a genomic region from Treponema sp. J25.
CCGGTTAGTGCCATCGACCCCCGTCAGCTGCAGTGAGACCGTCGTACCCGTCATCATCGAAAGGTTCGACGACTGGGTCGGCAAGGTACCGGTGATAAAATCCTGTAACGCCGATCGCACCCCTTCATCTAAAGAAGCAGATCCACCGCCAGAGGGGATTCCAAAACTGCTTGAATCAACACCCGCTAACAGGGCATCTATCTCATCCTGCGAAAGTGCGCCATCGCTCATACGCTTTCCTCCCCTTCTGATGCGAGCTCTTCAAATTCTTCCTGTTCAAGCTCCGCAAGTTTCTTTACTATCTGTACCGCCATTTTTTTTCCTACCACCCCTGGTCGGCACAGGAATTTCTTCTTGTTACCAATATTAAGCGTCATGGGATCGCCGACCCGGACATTGTACAAGCGGATTACGTCGCCCACTTTTAAGGAGAGCACATCCCGGACAGGAATCTGGATCCGCCCCACCTCCGCCACCACGGTAATATCCACCGTGGAAAGTTTATCTTTTAAGATATTCAGGTTTTCGGTAGTGGTACCCCGTCGAACCGAGGAATACCAGTACTGGGCCGAAAGTTTTCCAATAATGGGCTCAATAGTGAGGTAGGGGATACAAAAGTTCATCATTCCTTCTACCTCTCCCACCTTCGTCTCCAGGGTAACCAGCACCACCATTTCAGAGGGAGGCACGATCTGGGCAAACTGGGGATTCGTGTCGATCTGCCCGAGCCGGGGACGGAGGTCAATAACCTGGGACCAGGCTTCCCGCATGTTTCCCAGAATACGGACGATGATCCCTTCCATAACAGACTGTTCTATATCCGTGAGTTCATGCTGCACCTTGGTCCCTTCGCCGGTCCCCCCAAAAAGTCGATCAATAATCGAAAAGGTAACCGCCGGATCGATCTCTAAAATAGCATTCCCCTTCAGGGGGTCCATGTTGATGATAGCCAGCGTTGTAGGAGTAGGAATGGACCGGATAAATTCTTCGTAGGTAAGCTGATCTACCGAGGCCACATGCACATGAACCATGCTCCGCAAATAGGCTGAAAGGGAAGTGGTGGTAAGCCGGGCAAAGGTCTCGTGCATGATAGAAACGGTGCGGATCTGTTCTTTGGAAAATTTATCAGGCCGCTTAAAATCATAAATTTTGATTTTACGGGTATCCGCCGCGGGTTTAAATTCCTCCGGTTCTGCCTCTCCCGCATTGATGGCTGTGAGAAGCTGATCTATTTCTTCCTGGGAAAGGACTTCTGTCATAGTTATTCCTTTGCTCCTACATTTCCATCACATCCAGTTGCTGGAATAATACTTCCCGAATTCGGGATTTTTGTAAAATATTGTCATTTATGAAATTGCGAATTTCAATCTTCAGTTTCTCTTCGTTTTCTGGCCGAAGATCCTCCGCATACTTACTGCTGAAATAATTCCGGATAAAATCTTTCAATTGATAAAGCCGGTTTGTCAATTCGGTCTGGGCATTTTTATCGTTTAAATCATAACCCAACACCACCGTAACCACCACCGAATAGGGCGTGGGGTCCTTGGTTCTCGTTCGTACCTGACCAATGCTGGTGAACCAGGAATATTCGGGCTTTTTTGCTGCGTAGGGGCTCGCGGGCTCCACAATGGTTTGGGGTTTACCGGAACCGCTCATAACCCGGTACGTGATTACAGAAACAGTAACGATGAATATGAGGGCTCCCAATCCTATGGCCACAAATTTAAGAATCGTGGGAAGCAACCCTCCCAATCCGGAGGCTTTTCGGGGGGCCCCTTCTCCTCCCTGAGACTCACCTTCATCAAGATTCAATTCTTGATCATCCGCCATCGCTCATCCTCCGATACCACCGGTTCATCGCCTTATAATATCCTATTTTACCTGGAAATGCAAACCGGCATGTTCTTTTTAATCCTAAAGAGAGCGATTACAGGTGACCTTCGTCAAGAATCACGATATCTACCCGTCGATTATAGGCCCGTCCTTCCGGTGTATCATTACTCGCCAGGGGTACCGTATCAGCAAAGCCAGCTACCTGGAATCGCTTCTCCTCTATTCCAATATCGGTAAGAAACTTTAACACATTGATAGATCGAGCAGCGGAAAGTTCCCAGTTTGATGGCCAGGGACCGGCT
It encodes:
- the fliM gene encoding flagellar motor switch protein FliM, which translates into the protein MTEVLSQEEIDQLLTAINAGEAEPEEFKPAADTRKIKIYDFKRPDKFSKEQIRTVSIMHETFARLTTTSLSAYLRSMVHVHVASVDQLTYEEFIRSIPTPTTLAIINMDPLKGNAILEIDPAVTFSIIDRLFGGTGEGTKVQHELTDIEQSVMEGIIVRILGNMREAWSQVIDLRPRLGQIDTNPQFAQIVPPSEMVVLVTLETKVGEVEGMMNFCIPYLTIEPIIGKLSAQYWYSSVRRGTTTENLNILKDKLSTVDITVVAEVGRIQIPVRDVLSLKVGDVIRLYNVRVGDPMTLNIGNKKKFLCRPGVVGKKMAVQIVKKLAELEQEEFEELASEGEESV
- a CDS encoding flagellar basal body-associated FliL family protein: MADDQELNLDEGESQGGEGAPRKASGLGGLLPTILKFVAIGLGALIFIVTVSVITYRVMSGSGKPQTIVEPASPYAAKKPEYSWFTSIGQVRTRTKDPTPYSVVVTVVLGYDLNDKNAQTELTNRLYQLKDFIRNYFSSKYAEDLRPENEEKLKIEIRNFINDNILQKSRIREVLFQQLDVMEM